The Lysobacter gummosus genome includes a region encoding these proteins:
- the atpD gene encoding F0F1 ATP synthase subunit beta, giving the protein MSQGKIVQIIGAVVDVEFARESVPKVYDALKVENTAITLEVQQQLGDGIVRAIALGSTDGLKRNLIATNTGRPVAVPVGAGTLGRIMNVLGEPIDEAGPIDATEHWEIHRAAPAYADQSSGNDLLETGIKVIDLMCPFAKGGKVGLFGGAGVGKTVNMLELINNIARAHSGLSVFAGVGERTREGNDFYHEMAEAGVIQLENLKDSKVAMVYGQMNEPPGNRLRVALTGLTMAEYFRDEKDASGKGRDVLFFVDNIYRYTLAGTEVSALLGRMPSAVGYQPTLAEEMGVLQERITSTKTGSITSIQAVYVPADDLTDPSPATTFAHLDATVVLSRNIAALGIYPAVDPLDSTSRQLDPNVVGAEHYDTARRVQSTLQKYKELKDIIAILGMDELSEEDKTAVSRARKIERFFSQPFFVAQVFTGAEGKYVSLKDTIRGFKGICDGEYDHLPEQAFYMVGGIEEAVEKAKKMGVG; this is encoded by the coding sequence ATGAGCCAGGGCAAGATCGTTCAGATCATCGGTGCGGTCGTTGACGTCGAGTTCGCGCGCGAGTCGGTGCCGAAGGTGTACGACGCGTTGAAGGTCGAGAACACCGCCATCACCCTCGAAGTGCAGCAGCAGCTCGGCGACGGCATCGTCCGTGCGATCGCGCTGGGCTCCACCGACGGTCTCAAGCGCAATCTGATCGCCACCAACACCGGCCGTCCGGTCGCCGTGCCGGTCGGCGCGGGCACGCTGGGCCGCATCATGAACGTGCTCGGCGAGCCGATCGACGAAGCCGGTCCGATCGACGCCACCGAGCATTGGGAAATCCACCGCGCGGCTCCGGCCTATGCCGACCAGTCCTCGGGCAACGATCTGCTGGAAACCGGCATCAAGGTCATCGACCTGATGTGCCCCTTCGCCAAGGGCGGCAAGGTCGGCCTGTTCGGCGGCGCCGGCGTGGGCAAGACGGTCAACATGCTCGAGCTGATCAACAACATCGCCCGCGCGCACTCGGGTCTGTCGGTGTTCGCCGGCGTCGGCGAGCGCACCCGCGAAGGCAACGACTTCTACCACGAGATGGCCGAAGCTGGCGTCATCCAGCTCGAGAACCTCAAGGACTCGAAGGTCGCGATGGTGTACGGCCAGATGAACGAGCCGCCGGGCAACCGCCTGCGCGTCGCGCTGACCGGCCTGACCATGGCCGAGTACTTCCGCGACGAAAAGGACGCCAGCGGCAAGGGCCGCGACGTGCTGTTCTTCGTCGATAACATCTACCGCTACACCCTGGCAGGCACGGAAGTGTCGGCACTGCTCGGCCGCATGCCGTCGGCGGTGGGCTACCAGCCCACGCTCGCGGAAGAAATGGGCGTGCTGCAGGAACGCATCACCTCGACCAAGACCGGTTCGATCACCTCGATCCAGGCCGTGTACGTGCCCGCGGACGACCTGACCGACCCGTCGCCGGCGACGACCTTCGCCCACCTCGACGCCACCGTCGTGTTGAGCCGCAACATCGCCGCGCTGGGTATCTACCCGGCCGTGGATCCGCTCGACTCGACCTCGCGTCAGCTCGACCCGAACGTGGTCGGCGCCGAGCACTACGACACCGCGCGCCGCGTGCAGTCGACGCTGCAGAAGTACAAAGAGCTCAAGGACATCATCGCGATCCTGGGCATGGACGAGCTGTCGGAAGAGGACAAGACCGCCGTGTCGCGCGCGCGCAAGATCGAGCGCTTCTTCTCGCAGCCGTTCTTCGTCGCGCAGGTGTTCACCGGCGCCGAAGGCAAGTACGTGTCGCTGAAGGACACCATCCGCGGCTTCAAGGGCATCTGCGACGGCGAGTACGATCACCTGCCGGAGCAGGCGTTCTACATGGTCGGCGGCATCGAGGAAGCGGTCGAGAAGGCCAAGAAGATGGGCGTGGGCTAA
- a CDS encoding F0F1 ATP synthase subunit epsilon, translating into MATTFRCDIVSAEEEIFHGEATLLVATGEIGELGIAPRHAPLITRLKPGKVVVTLPSGEQLDFAVSGGILEVQPQVVTVLADTAIRAQDIDEAAVRAAKEEAERALANRGPQMDVAQAQAKLAEAMAQLQALERLRKSMKH; encoded by the coding sequence ATGGCAACCACGTTCCGTTGCGACATCGTCAGCGCCGAGGAAGAAATCTTCCACGGCGAGGCGACGCTGCTCGTCGCCACCGGCGAGATCGGCGAACTCGGCATCGCGCCGCGTCACGCGCCGCTGATCACGCGCCTGAAGCCGGGCAAGGTCGTGGTGACCCTGCCCAGCGGCGAACAGCTGGATTTCGCCGTGTCCGGCGGCATCCTGGAAGTGCAGCCGCAGGTCGTGACCGTGCTGGCCGACACCGCGATCCGCGCGCAGGACATCGACGAAGCCGCCGTGCGCGCCGCCAAGGAAGAAGCCGAACGCGCGCTGGCCAACCGCGGCCCGCAGATGGACGTCGCCCAGGCTCAGGCCAAGCTCGCCGAAGCGATGGCGCAGCTGCAGGCGCTGGAGCGTCTGCGCAAGAGCATGAAGCACTGA
- a CDS encoding GtrA family protein, which yields MSLSRQGRNYLIFGALQYCVDWSVMVGLSHLGMPVEAANLAGRISGAMLGFWLNGRFTFASENTAVGKRQFGRFVMLWLGTTLVSTCAISLIDTYAGLKWTWAAKPVIEVILAGVGFLVSRHWVYRR from the coding sequence GTGAGCCTGTCCCGGCAGGGCCGCAACTACCTGATCTTCGGCGCGCTGCAGTACTGCGTGGACTGGAGCGTGATGGTCGGCCTGAGCCATCTGGGCATGCCGGTGGAAGCGGCCAATCTCGCCGGCCGCATCAGCGGCGCGATGCTGGGGTTCTGGCTCAACGGCCGCTTCACCTTCGCCAGCGAGAACACCGCGGTCGGCAAGCGCCAATTCGGCCGCTTCGTGATGCTGTGGCTCGGCACCACCCTGGTCAGCACCTGCGCGATCAGCCTGATCGACACCTACGCCGGGCTCAAGTGGACGTGGGCGGCGAAGCCGGTGATCGAGGTGATACTGGCCGGCGTCGGGTTCCTGGTGTCGCGGCATTGGGTGTATCGCCGCTAG
- a CDS encoding glycosyltransferase: MAVVRSAVLIPCYNEARTVAKVVADFRRALPQADIWVFDNASTDGTAELARQAGAQVYRVSAKGKGNVVRAMFREVEADVYLMVDGDDTYPADHAGELLEDIIEGRADMVVGTRLEQHDSASFRRFHGFGNKLVRWSIGRLFGQPVRDVLSGYRAFSRRFVKSMPVLSRGFEIETEMTVFAMANAFVLSERTVPYGVRPEGSESKLSTFRDGFRVLRTIGFLYKDLRPLLFFGSAALLAGLASLGFGAFVFHEFSLTGEVSHPSTAVLAAALALTAFILLATGLILDTVNRRSNEILRLITDQVVHRKSE; encoded by the coding sequence GTGGCGGTAGTGCGCAGCGCGGTACTGATCCCCTGCTACAACGAAGCGCGCACGGTGGCCAAGGTCGTCGCCGATTTCCGCCGCGCGCTGCCGCAGGCCGACATCTGGGTGTTCGACAACGCCAGCACCGACGGCACCGCCGAACTGGCGCGCCAGGCCGGCGCGCAGGTGTACCGGGTGTCGGCCAAGGGCAAGGGCAACGTGGTGCGGGCGATGTTCCGCGAGGTCGAGGCCGACGTCTATCTGATGGTCGACGGCGACGACACTTATCCTGCCGACCACGCCGGCGAATTGCTCGAAGACATCATCGAAGGCCGCGCCGACATGGTCGTGGGCACGCGCCTGGAACAGCACGACAGCGCCTCGTTCCGGCGCTTCCACGGCTTCGGCAACAAGCTGGTGCGCTGGAGCATCGGCCGTTTGTTCGGTCAGCCGGTGCGCGACGTGCTTTCGGGTTACCGCGCGTTCTCGCGCCGCTTCGTCAAATCCATGCCGGTGCTCTCGCGCGGCTTCGAAATCGAAACCGAGATGACCGTGTTCGCGATGGCGAACGCCTTCGTGCTGAGCGAGCGCACCGTGCCTTACGGCGTGCGCCCGGAAGGCAGCGAATCCAAGCTCAGCACCTTCCGCGACGGTTTCCGCGTGCTGCGCACCATCGGTTTTCTCTACAAGGACCTGCGCCCGCTGCTGTTCTTCGGCAGCGCCGCATTGCTGGCCGGACTGGCCAGCCTGGGTTTCGGCGCCTTCGTGTTCCACGAGTTCAGCCTGACCGGCGAAGTCAGCCATCCCTCGACCGCGGTGCTCGCCGCGGCCTTGGCGCTGACCGCGTTCATCCTGCTCGCCACCGGATTGATCCTGGATACGGTGAATCGGCGCTCGAACGAAATCCTGCGGCTGATTACCGACCAAGTGGTGCATCGCAAGTCGGAGTAA
- a CDS encoding glycosyltransferase 87 family protein: protein MPAERASRRTAALVALFFTAIATIALRQDANWDLRNYHLYTPLAWLEGRLAGDIAPAQLQSWHNPIVDIPFALMVRAGLGGVPIAIWLAIPSLLALYFGLRLLDTLMPAQRSRARTWIAGFVAITGAAVYPGTAAIFNDHIVAAFMLGALLWLAQSQQRRGPVATWLPIGLMAGAAAGFKLTGVTYCLGFIAAAAVAGPVRQLPLRIGALAVGGGVAAALCWGPWGWYLWQHHGNPLFPYFNQWFLSPDTIADSWRDKRYLPESAVEVLDAPLRLLRRSRDFSEPLLADPRVLLGLCALAAWLWLRRDRRIEAAQAVPGPAQADPELIAAEQNAAALRWPLLAFVAVGYFSWLTFYGIYRYLMPLELLFSLLIVGVVSMLFAQRWTRTAMLIAMVLVIAPTKHPNWGRDPFRSPMIEVTFPALPQGSIVLTSTENPIAHAVAFLPREVPAMAIRNNFMDPQRCTRLQERVERTVATHPGPLWLLRPVRVDHPAAERMALYGLSVGGACLPVADSLAEIELCPLARAPFAPICVAGK, encoded by the coding sequence ATGCCCGCTGAGCGCGCTTCCCGGCGGACCGCCGCGCTGGTCGCCCTATTCTTCACCGCGATCGCCACCATCGCGCTGCGCCAGGACGCGAACTGGGATCTGCGTAACTATCACCTGTATACGCCGTTGGCATGGCTGGAAGGCCGGCTGGCGGGCGACATCGCGCCGGCGCAGCTGCAGAGCTGGCACAACCCGATCGTCGATATCCCCTTCGCGCTGATGGTCCGCGCCGGCCTGGGCGGCGTGCCGATCGCGATCTGGCTGGCGATTCCCAGCCTGCTGGCGCTGTATTTCGGCCTGCGCCTGCTGGACACGCTGATGCCGGCGCAGCGCAGCCGCGCGCGCACCTGGATCGCCGGTTTCGTGGCGATCACCGGCGCGGCGGTTTATCCGGGCACGGCGGCGATCTTCAACGACCATATCGTCGCCGCGTTCATGCTCGGCGCGCTGCTGTGGCTGGCGCAGTCGCAGCAGCGGCGCGGGCCGGTCGCGACCTGGCTGCCGATCGGGCTGATGGCCGGCGCCGCCGCCGGCTTCAAGCTGACCGGCGTGACCTATTGCCTGGGCTTCATCGCCGCGGCCGCGGTGGCCGGGCCGGTGCGGCAACTGCCGCTGCGCATCGGCGCGCTGGCAGTCGGCGGCGGCGTCGCCGCCGCGCTGTGCTGGGGGCCGTGGGGCTGGTACCTGTGGCAGCACCACGGCAATCCGCTGTTCCCGTATTTCAATCAATGGTTCCTGTCGCCCGACACCATCGCCGATTCCTGGCGCGATAAGCGCTATCTGCCCGAGAGCGCGGTCGAGGTCCTCGACGCGCCGCTGCGCCTGCTGCGCCGCAGCCGCGACTTCTCCGAACCGCTGCTGGCCGACCCGCGCGTGCTGCTGGGCCTGTGCGCGCTCGCGGCGTGGCTGTGGCTGCGCCGCGATCGCCGCATCGAGGCGGCGCAGGCCGTTCCAGGCCCGGCGCAGGCCGATCCCGAACTCATCGCCGCCGAGCAAAACGCCGCCGCGCTGCGCTGGCCGCTGCTGGCCTTCGTCGCGGTCGGCTATTTCTCCTGGCTGACCTTCTACGGCATCTACCGCTACCTGATGCCGCTGGAACTGCTGTTCTCGCTGCTGATCGTCGGCGTCGTGTCGATGCTGTTCGCCCAGCGCTGGACCCGCACCGCGATGCTGATCGCGATGGTGCTGGTGATCGCGCCGACCAAGCATCCCAACTGGGGCCGCGACCCGTTCCGCTCGCCGATGATCGAGGTGACCTTCCCGGCCTTGCCCCAGGGCAGCATCGTGCTGACCAGCACCGAGAATCCGATCGCGCACGCCGTCGCCTTCCTGCCGCGCGAGGTGCCGGCGATGGCGATCCGCAACAACTTCATGGACCCGCAGCGCTGCACGCGCCTGCAAGAACGCGTGGAGCGCACCGTCGCGACCCACCCCGGCCCGTTGTGGCTGCTGCGCCCGGTGCGCGTGGATCACCCCGCCGCCGAACGCATGGCGCTGTACGGCCTCAGCGTCGGCGGCGCCTGCCTGCCGGTCGCAGACAGCCTGGCCGAGATCGAACTGTGCCCGCTGGCGCGCGCGCCGTTCGCGCCGATTTGCGTGGCGGGGAAATAG
- the glmU gene encoding bifunctional UDP-N-acetylglucosamine diphosphorylase/glucosamine-1-phosphate N-acetyltransferase GlmU: protein MNQLHIVILAAGEGKRMKSATAKVLQKIAGRPMLAQVIDTARALRPVGIHVVYGHGGEQVRQAFQDQPDLHWAEQAQRLGTGHAVQQAMPGVPQDARVLVLYGDVPLITAQTLQSLLDSPGRLAVLVADLDDPSGYGRIVRDPEGRVGSIVEHKDASEEQREIRTVNTGILVADGEPLRRWLDRLGNDNAQGEYYLTDVFAAAAAEYSPAEMVHVADPIEVEGANDPWQLAQLERAYQRRAARALCVQGARLADPARFDQRGDVRVGQDVEIDVDVVLEGTVELGDGVIIGPFCRLKDVKLGAGTLVRAHCDLDGVVVEGAAQIGPYSRLRPGTVLADGAHVGNFVETKNAKIGVGSKANHLTYLGDAVIGAGVNVGAGTITCNYDGVNKSVTTIEDGAFIGSNSSLVAPVTIGSNATIAAGSVITKPAPADQLTVARAHQTTVEGWKRPVKKKPQG from the coding sequence ATGAACCAGTTGCACATCGTCATTCTCGCCGCAGGCGAGGGCAAGCGCATGAAGTCGGCGACGGCCAAGGTGCTGCAGAAGATCGCCGGCCGGCCGATGCTGGCCCAGGTGATCGACACCGCGCGCGCGCTGCGCCCGGTTGGCATCCACGTCGTTTACGGCCACGGCGGCGAACAGGTGCGGCAGGCCTTCCAGGACCAGCCGGATCTGCATTGGGCCGAACAGGCGCAGCGCCTGGGCACCGGTCATGCCGTCCAGCAGGCGATGCCGGGCGTGCCGCAGGACGCGCGGGTGCTGGTGCTGTACGGCGATGTCCCGCTGATTACCGCGCAGACTTTGCAGTCGCTGCTGGACTCGCCGGGGCGTCTGGCGGTGTTGGTGGCCGACCTGGACGATCCCAGCGGCTACGGCCGCATCGTGCGCGATCCCGAAGGCCGGGTCGGCAGCATCGTCGAGCACAAGGACGCCAGCGAGGAACAGCGCGAGATCCGCACCGTCAACACCGGCATCCTGGTCGCCGACGGCGAACCGCTGCGGCGCTGGCTGGACCGGCTGGGCAACGACAACGCGCAGGGCGAGTACTACCTCACCGACGTGTTCGCCGCCGCCGCCGCCGAATACAGCCCGGCGGAAATGGTCCACGTGGCCGATCCGATCGAAGTCGAAGGCGCCAACGATCCCTGGCAGCTGGCCCAGCTAGAACGCGCGTACCAGCGCCGCGCCGCGCGTGCGCTGTGCGTGCAGGGAGCGCGCCTGGCCGATCCGGCGCGTTTCGACCAGCGCGGCGATGTCCGCGTCGGCCAGGACGTGGAGATCGATGTCGACGTCGTGCTGGAAGGCACGGTGGAACTCGGCGACGGCGTGATCATCGGGCCGTTCTGCCGGCTCAAGGACGTCAAGCTCGGCGCCGGCACCTTGGTGCGCGCGCATTGCGATCTCGACGGCGTGGTGGTCGAAGGCGCGGCGCAGATCGGCCCGTATTCGCGCCTGCGTCCGGGTACCGTGCTCGCCGACGGCGCGCACGTGGGCAATTTCGTCGAGACCAAGAACGCGAAGATCGGCGTGGGCAGCAAGGCCAACCATCTGACCTATCTGGGCGACGCGGTGATCGGCGCGGGCGTCAACGTCGGCGCCGGCACCATCACCTGCAATTACGACGGCGTGAACAAGTCGGTGACCACGATCGAGGACGGCGCTTTCATCGGCTCCAATTCCTCGCTGGTGGCGCCGGTGACGATCGGCAGCAACGCGACCATCGCCGCCGGCTCGGTCATCACCAAGCCGGCGCCGGCGGATCAGCTGACCGTGGCGCGCGCGCACCAGACCACGGTGGAAGGCTGGAAGCGGCCGGTCAAGAAAAAGCCGCAGGGCTGA
- a CDS encoding glucose 1-dehydrogenase — protein MSNKLAGKVALVTGASKGIGAAIAKSLAAQGASVAVNYASSKAGADAVVAAIEAAGGKAIAVQGDVSKAADAKAIVDATIKQFGRLDTLVNNSGVYAFAPLAEITEEHFHQQFNVNVLGLLLTTQAASPHLGEGASIINIGSVVSRITPADSAVYTGTKGAVDAITGVLSRELGPRKIRVNSLNPGMIETEGTVSAGFIGSDFETWAVGQTPLGRIGQPNDIASIAVFLASDDSYWLTGEQLLAGGGTR, from the coding sequence ATGAGCAACAAACTCGCAGGCAAGGTCGCCCTGGTCACCGGCGCATCCAAGGGCATCGGCGCGGCCATCGCCAAATCGCTGGCCGCGCAGGGCGCGTCGGTCGCGGTCAACTACGCCTCCAGCAAGGCCGGCGCCGACGCCGTGGTCGCGGCCATCGAAGCGGCCGGCGGCAAGGCCATCGCCGTGCAGGGCGACGTGTCCAAGGCCGCCGACGCCAAGGCCATCGTCGATGCCACGATCAAGCAGTTCGGCCGTCTCGATACCCTGGTCAACAACTCCGGTGTCTACGCGTTCGCGCCGCTGGCGGAAATCACGGAAGAACACTTCCACCAGCAGTTCAACGTCAACGTGCTCGGCCTGCTGCTGACCACCCAGGCGGCGTCGCCGCATCTGGGCGAAGGCGCCAGCATCATCAACATCGGCTCGGTCGTCAGCCGCATCACGCCCGCCGACAGCGCGGTCTACACCGGCACCAAGGGCGCGGTGGACGCGATCACCGGCGTGCTTTCGCGCGAACTGGGCCCGCGCAAGATCCGGGTCAATTCGCTCAACCCGGGCATGATCGAAACCGAGGGCACGGTGTCGGCCGGCTTCATCGGTTCGGACTTCGAAACCTGGGCGGTCGGACAGACGCCGCTGGGCCGCATCGGCCAGCCCAACGACATCGCGTCGATCGCGGTGTTCCTGGCCTCGGACGATTCGTACTGGCTCACCGGCGAGCAGTTGCTGGCCGGCGGCGGTACGCGCTGA
- a CDS encoding ArsR/SmtB family transcription factor — protein sequence MKPLVHPSIEDITVEGVLHALSDPVRAAIYAQIAGSACAMNCSNFLQISDRDIPKSTLSLHFRALREAGLIRSERRGVEMHNTTRCADIEQRFPGLLPAILQAHAAQSAERARAAKRRQSAAKKAG from the coding sequence ATGAAACCGCTGGTGCACCCCTCGATCGAGGACATCACCGTGGAGGGCGTTCTCCACGCACTGTCCGACCCCGTGCGCGCGGCGATCTATGCCCAGATCGCCGGGTCGGCCTGCGCCATGAACTGCTCGAACTTCCTGCAGATCAGCGACCGCGACATCCCCAAGTCCACGCTGTCCCTGCATTTTCGCGCCTTGCGCGAGGCCGGGTTGATCCGCAGCGAGCGCCGCGGGGTGGAGATGCACAACACCACGCGTTGCGCCGATATCGAACAGCGCTTCCCCGGATTGCTGCCGGCGATCCTGCAGGCGCACGCCGCGCAATCGGCCGAGCGCGCGCGCGCGGCCAAGCGCCGCCAGAGCGCGGCGAAAAAAGCCGGCTGA
- a CDS encoding sensor histidine kinase, translating to MRRLPLSLVFSAIALAYLAVGAAATLWLSQYLARPWLALAIVLAVLAPLLVYQVRRAFAPMNSLFRALAGSVASYRDGDYSISFNWSGKGDLGELVASHNRLGDALREQRLSLVQRELLLDTMVQNTPVAMMLVDPSRRIVHGNLAARKMLGEGRRLEGQDFRELLSRAPVPMQEAIERGGDGMFSVGDIENEEIYHLSRRIFRLNGRAHELVLLRQLTAELRRQEVQTWKKVIRVISHELNNSLAPIASLAHSGAELVRRGQYERLPTALKTIEERARHLEGFIRDYARFAKLPSPRLEPIEWSRFVEQLRSQVDFAYDGVQGDAIARVDVAQLEQCLINLLKNAHESGSPADEVRLQLRRVQDAWRIDILDRGTGMNDAVLSNALLPFYSTKRNGTGLGLALAREIAEAHGGRIALLNRDGGGLCVSMVLPD from the coding sequence ATGCGCCGGCTACCCTTGAGTCTGGTGTTCAGTGCGATCGCGCTGGCCTATCTCGCGGTCGGCGCGGCGGCGACCTTGTGGCTGTCGCAGTATCTGGCGCGGCCGTGGCTGGCGTTGGCGATCGTGCTGGCGGTGCTGGCGCCGCTGCTGGTCTATCAGGTGCGGCGCGCGTTCGCGCCGATGAATTCGCTGTTCCGCGCCCTGGCCGGCTCGGTCGCCAGTTATCGCGACGGCGATTATTCGATCAGCTTCAACTGGTCCGGCAAGGGCGATCTGGGCGAGCTGGTCGCCAGCCACAACCGCCTGGGCGACGCGCTGCGCGAACAACGTCTGAGTCTGGTGCAGCGCGAACTGCTGCTCGACACGATGGTGCAGAACACGCCGGTGGCGATGATGCTGGTCGATCCGTCGCGGCGCATCGTCCACGGCAATCTGGCCGCGCGCAAGATGCTCGGCGAAGGCCGCAGACTGGAAGGGCAGGATTTCCGCGAGCTGTTGTCGCGCGCGCCGGTGCCGATGCAGGAAGCCATCGAACGCGGCGGCGACGGCATGTTCAGCGTCGGCGATATCGAGAACGAAGAGATCTACCACCTGTCGCGGCGCATCTTCCGTCTCAACGGCCGCGCCCACGAACTGGTGCTGCTGCGCCAGCTCACCGCGGAACTGCGCCGGCAGGAAGTGCAGACCTGGAAGAAAGTGATCCGGGTGATCAGCCACGAGCTCAACAACTCGCTGGCGCCGATCGCCTCGCTCGCCCATTCCGGCGCCGAGCTGGTGCGGCGTGGCCAGTACGAACGGTTGCCGACCGCCCTGAAGACCATCGAAGAACGCGCGCGCCATCTGGAAGGCTTCATCCGCGACTACGCGCGTTTCGCCAAGCTGCCCTCGCCGCGGCTGGAGCCGATCGAATGGTCGCGCTTCGTCGAACAACTGCGCAGCCAGGTGGATTTCGCCTACGACGGCGTGCAGGGCGACGCGATCGCGCGGGTGGACGTGGCCCAGCTCGAACAGTGCCTGATCAATCTGCTCAAGAACGCGCACGAATCCGGATCGCCGGCCGATGAAGTGCGGCTGCAGTTGCGGCGAGTGCAGGATGCCTGGCGCATCGACATTCTCGATCGCGGCACCGGCATGAACGATGCGGTGCTATCCAACGCGCTGCTGCCGTTCTATTCGACCAAGCGCAACGGCACCGGCCTGGGACTGGCGCTGGCGCGCGAGATCGCCGAAGCGCACGGCGGCCGCATCGCCCTGCTCAATCGCGACGGCGGCGGCCTGTGCGTGTCGATGGTGTTGCCGGATTGA
- a CDS encoding sigma-54-dependent transcriptional regulator translates to MRTVLVIDDNPAVGTALDLLFGLREIQVVTAQSPEEGLERLAGEDIGLVLQDMNFTADTTSGEEGVGLFRAIRARYPDLPIILLTAWTHLDIAVDLAKAGAADYLAKPWDDQKLLASVENLLELSNSTREVSRLHEQRRRAHRELEARYDLRGLVFGSEPLARVIELACHVARADVPVLITGPNGAGKEKIAEIVQANSAVKAGPFVTLNCGALPTELIEAELFGADAGAYTGANKMREGKFEAADGGTLFLDEIGNLPPAGQMKLLRVLETGRFERLGSNRERQVKVRVISATNADLPAMIRDGRFREDLYYRLNTIQIDLPPLADRRDDVLPLARFFLRDNPLAAGKRLGEDAERALLAHHWPGNVRELRNTLQRAALLARGDSIGAADLGLPAAPAPTAAAGNGGDELDRASIEAALERAGGVLAQAASELGLSRQALYRRLERLGIKRD, encoded by the coding sequence ATGCGCACGGTCCTGGTCATCGACGACAACCCGGCGGTCGGCACCGCGCTGGATCTTCTGTTCGGTTTGCGCGAGATCCAGGTGGTCACCGCGCAATCGCCCGAGGAAGGCCTGGAGCGGCTCGCCGGCGAGGACATCGGCCTGGTGCTGCAGGACATGAACTTCACCGCCGACACCACCTCCGGCGAAGAAGGCGTGGGGCTGTTCCGCGCGATCCGCGCGCGCTATCCGGACCTGCCGATCATTCTGCTGACCGCGTGGACGCACCTGGACATCGCGGTGGATCTGGCCAAGGCCGGCGCCGCCGATTACCTGGCCAAGCCCTGGGACGATCAGAAGCTGCTCGCCAGCGTCGAGAACCTGCTCGAACTGAGCAACAGCACGCGCGAAGTCTCGCGCTTGCACGAACAACGCCGCCGCGCTCATCGCGAACTGGAAGCGCGCTACGACCTGCGCGGCCTGGTGTTCGGCTCCGAGCCGCTGGCGCGGGTGATCGAGTTGGCCTGCCATGTCGCCCGCGCCGACGTGCCGGTGCTGATCACCGGGCCCAACGGCGCCGGCAAGGAAAAGATCGCCGAGATCGTCCAGGCCAACTCCGCGGTCAAGGCCGGCCCGTTCGTGACCTTGAACTGCGGCGCGCTGCCCACCGAACTGATCGAAGCGGAACTATTCGGCGCGGATGCCGGCGCCTACACCGGCGCCAACAAGATGCGCGAGGGCAAGTTCGAAGCCGCCGACGGCGGCACCTTGTTTCTGGACGAAATCGGCAACCTGCCACCGGCCGGACAGATGAAACTGCTGCGCGTGCTGGAAACCGGCCGCTTCGAGCGTCTGGGTTCCAATCGCGAACGTCAGGTCAAGGTGCGGGTGATCAGCGCGACCAATGCCGATCTGCCGGCGATGATCCGCGACGGCCGCTTTCGCGAAGACCTTTATTACCGCCTCAACACCATCCAGATCGATCTGCCGCCGCTGGCCGACCGCCGCGACGACGTGTTGCCGCTGGCGCGCTTCTTCCTGCGCGACAACCCGCTGGCCGCCGGCAAGCGCCTGGGCGAAGACGCCGAGCGCGCGCTGCTGGCCCATCACTGGCCCGGCAACGTGCGCGAGCTGCGCAACACTTTGCAACGCGCGGCGTTGCTGGCGCGCGGCGACAGCATCGGCGCGGCCGATCTCGGCCTGCCGGCGGCGCCCGCGCCGACGGCCGCGGCCGGCAACGGCGGCGACGAACTCGACCGCGCCAGCATCGAAGCCGCGCTCGAACGCGCCGGCGGCGTGCTGGCCCAGGCCGCGAGCGAGTTGGGGCTGTCGCGCCAGGCGCTGTACCGTCGCCTGGAACGGCTCGGCATCAAGCGCGACTGA